In a single window of the Magnolia sinica isolate HGM2019 chromosome 7, MsV1, whole genome shotgun sequence genome:
- the LOC131251359 gene encoding uncharacterized protein LOC131251359 isoform X2 translates to MSGHQPSEVPPPPADDKQGAYAQRPSISPRPVSSYAFCKQFVVWMRPLVSTPAVAARRVTESTAIPIASESSGQRSPSPSPSTLAENQSTSAIPGGASPSIGDFNCIRFLHEKRGGGGPNLKQIEEFNKCLSLVGLDDLQLIENSPMFKHDPFDFQH, encoded by the exons ATGTCAGGCCATCAACCATCAGAAGTCCCACCTCCTCCCGCTGACGACAAGCAAGGAGCTTATGCGCAACGTCCGTCGATATCTCCAAGACCGGTTTCCTCTTACGCCTTCTGTAAGCAATTCGTGGTGTGGATGAGACCTCTTGTTTCAACTCCTGCAGTTGCTGCTCGCCGGGTTACCGAAAGCACAGCTATTCCAATCGCATCTGAATCTTCCGGGCAAAGGTCTCCTTCGCCATCTCCATCTACTCTGGCTGAGAACCAATCGACTTCTGCTATTCCTGGCGGGGCTTCCCCGTCGATAG GAGATTTCAATTGTATTCGCTTCCTTCATGAGAAAAGAGGTGGAGGCGGCCCTAATCTAAAGCAAATTGAGGAATTCAATAAATGTCTTTCTTTAGTCGGGCTTGATGACTTGCAGCTTATTG AGAATTCCCCTATGTTCAAGCATGACCCTTTTGACTTCCAACATTGA
- the LOC131251359 gene encoding uncharacterized protein LOC131251359 isoform X1: MSGHQPSEVPPPPADDKQGAYAQRPSISPRPVSSYAFCKQFVVWMRPLVSTPAVAARRVTESTAIPIASESSGQRSPSPSPSTLAENQSTSAIPGGASPSIGDFNCIRFLHEKRGGGGPNLKQIEEFNKCLSLVGLDDLQLIVSIEPLICILAFSENSPMFKHDPFDFQH; the protein is encoded by the exons ATGTCAGGCCATCAACCATCAGAAGTCCCACCTCCTCCCGCTGACGACAAGCAAGGAGCTTATGCGCAACGTCCGTCGATATCTCCAAGACCGGTTTCCTCTTACGCCTTCTGTAAGCAATTCGTGGTGTGGATGAGACCTCTTGTTTCAACTCCTGCAGTTGCTGCTCGCCGGGTTACCGAAAGCACAGCTATTCCAATCGCATCTGAATCTTCCGGGCAAAGGTCTCCTTCGCCATCTCCATCTACTCTGGCTGAGAACCAATCGACTTCTGCTATTCCTGGCGGGGCTTCCCCGTCGATAG GAGATTTCAATTGTATTCGCTTCCTTCATGAGAAAAGAGGTGGAGGCGGCCCTAATCTAAAGCAAATTGAGGAATTCAATAAATGTCTTTCTTTAGTCGGGCTTGATGACTTGCAGCTTATTG TAAGTATAGAGCCTCTTATCTGCATCCTGGCCTTTTCAGAGAATTCCCCTATGTTCAAGCATGACCCTTTTGACTTCCAACATTGA
- the LOC131251359 gene encoding uncharacterized protein LOC131251359 isoform X3, with protein sequence MSGHQPSEVPPPPADDKQGAYAQRPSISPRPVSSYAFCKQFVVWMRPLVSTPAVAARRVTESTAIPIASESSGQRSPSPSPSTLAENQSTSAIPGGASPSIGDFNCIRFLHEKRGGGGPNLKQIEEFNKCLSLVGLDDLQLIV encoded by the exons ATGTCAGGCCATCAACCATCAGAAGTCCCACCTCCTCCCGCTGACGACAAGCAAGGAGCTTATGCGCAACGTCCGTCGATATCTCCAAGACCGGTTTCCTCTTACGCCTTCTGTAAGCAATTCGTGGTGTGGATGAGACCTCTTGTTTCAACTCCTGCAGTTGCTGCTCGCCGGGTTACCGAAAGCACAGCTATTCCAATCGCATCTGAATCTTCCGGGCAAAGGTCTCCTTCGCCATCTCCATCTACTCTGGCTGAGAACCAATCGACTTCTGCTATTCCTGGCGGGGCTTCCCCGTCGATAG GAGATTTCAATTGTATTCGCTTCCTTCATGAGAAAAGAGGTGGAGGCGGCCCTAATCTAAAGCAAATTGAGGAATTCAATAAATGTCTTTCTTTAGTCGGGCTTGATGACTTGCAGCTTATTG TATAG